From the genome of Hathewaya histolytica, one region includes:
- a CDS encoding acetate/propionate family kinase translates to MKVLVINCGSSSLKYQLIDMSTEEALAKGLVERIGIEGSILTHKAEGKDKHIIQTPMKDHQVAIELVLGALTDKEYGVISSMDEISAVGHRVVHGGEKYAKSVIINDEVMVNLEECAKLAPLHNPANIIGINACKKLMPNTPMSVVFDTAFHQTMPEHAYIYALPYEAYEKHSVRRYGMHGTSHKYVSDVAAEMMNKNIEDVKIITCHLGNGASVTAVKNGKSVDTSMGFTPLEGLVMGTRCGDIDPAIIPFLMKEDNLSIDEIDNLMNKKSGVLGVSGVSSDFRDIEDAAKEGNHRAKLALDVFHYRVKQYIGSYTAAMNGVDAIVFTAGLGENSIDSREEICKDMNFLGIKLDKEKNNVRGKAVEVSAEDSKVKIFVIPTNEELMIAKETVSLISK, encoded by the coding sequence ATGAAGGTTTTAGTTATTAACTGCGGAAGCTCATCATTAAAATATCAATTAATTGATATGTCAACTGAAGAAGCTTTAGCAAAAGGTTTAGTAGAAAGAATAGGAATAGAAGGTTCTATACTAACTCACAAAGCTGAAGGAAAAGATAAACATATAATACAGACTCCAATGAAAGATCACCAAGTTGCAATAGAATTAGTATTAGGTGCTTTAACTGATAAAGAGTATGGTGTAATTAGTAGCATGGATGAAATTTCTGCTGTAGGACACAGAGTTGTTCATGGAGGAGAAAAGTATGCTAAATCTGTAATAATAAATGATGAAGTAATGGTTAACTTAGAAGAATGTGCTAAATTAGCTCCATTACATAACCCAGCAAATATTATTGGAATAAATGCATGTAAGAAGTTAATGCCAAATACTCCTATGTCAGTAGTATTTGACACGGCATTCCATCAAACTATGCCAGAACATGCATACATTTATGCATTACCATATGAAGCTTATGAAAAACATTCAGTAAGAAGATATGGAATGCACGGTACATCTCATAAATATGTATCAGATGTTGCAGCAGAGATGATGAATAAAAACATTGAAGATGTTAAAATTATTACTTGCCATTTAGGAAATGGTGCTAGTGTAACTGCAGTTAAAAATGGTAAATCTGTAGATACATCAATGGGATTCACTCCACTTGAAGGATTAGTAATGGGAACTAGATGTGGGGACATTGATCCAGCTATAATTCCGTTTTTAATGAAAGAAGATAATCTGTCTATTGATGAAATAGACAACTTAATGAACAAAAAATCTGGTGTGTTAGGAGTATCAGGTGTAAGTTCAGACTTTAGAGATATAGAAGATGCTGCAAAAGAAGGAAACCATAGAGCAAAACTTGCATTAGATGTATTCCATTATAGAGTAAAACAATATATTGGATCTTATACTGCAGCTATGAATGGTGTGGATGCAATAGTATTTACAGCAGGACTTGGTGAGAATTCAATTGATTCAAGAGAAGAGATTTGTAAGGATATGAACTTCTTAGGTATTAAATTAGATAAAGAAAAGAACAATGTTAGAGGAAAAGCTGTAGAAGTAAGTGCTGAAGATTCAAAGGTTAAAATATTTGTAATTCCAACTAACGAAGAGTTAATGATCGCTAAAGAGACTGTTTCATTAATTAGCAAATAA
- the coaD gene encoding pantetheine-phosphate adenylyltransferase translates to MKRAAVYAGSFDPITNGHLDIIDRASRVFDQLIVGVLINPDKKGLFSIEERVELINKVIKSYNNVKVESFEGLLVDFMDKHDASVIVKGLRAVSDFEYEFQMAMMNNKLDNTKETIFMATSPQYSYLSSSAVKQVAKFGGCIRDLVPNELNDIIIKKVIENK, encoded by the coding sequence TTGAAGAGAGCTGCTGTTTATGCTGGGAGTTTTGATCCCATTACAAATGGCCATTTGGACATAATAGATAGGGCATCAAGAGTATTTGACCAATTGATAGTAGGTGTACTTATAAATCCGGATAAAAAGGGGTTATTTTCTATAGAAGAGAGAGTAGAACTTATAAATAAGGTTATAAAATCTTATAATAATGTAAAGGTAGAGAGTTTTGAGGGACTATTAGTGGATTTTATGGATAAACATGATGCAAGCGTTATTGTAAAAGGATTAAGGGCAGTTTCAGATTTTGAATATGAATTTCAAATGGCTATGATGAATAATAAGTTGGATAATACAAAAGAAACAATATTTATGGCTACTAGTCCGCAATACTCTTATTTAAGTTCTTCAGCAGTAAAACAAGTTGCAAAGTTTGGAGGATGTATTAGGGACCTAGTACCGAATGAACTAAATGATATTATAATAAAGAAAGTCATAGAGAATAAGTAA
- the rpmB gene encoding 50S ribosomal protein L28, whose protein sequence is MARMCEVCGKGVVYGRQRSHAENKSNRTWAPNLKKVKALVNGTPKTVKVCTSCLRSGKVQRAV, encoded by the coding sequence ATGGCAAGAATGTGTGAGGTATGTGGAAAAGGTGTTGTATACGGAAGACAACGCAGCCACGCTGAAAATAAAAGTAACAGAACTTGGGCTCCAAACCTTAAAAAGGTTAAAGCTTTAGTTAACGGGACACCTAAAACAGTAAAAGTTTGTACTAGTTGTTTACGTTCTGGAAAAGTTCAACGTGCAGTATAA
- a CDS encoding nucleotidyltransferase has translation MNISAIIAEYNPFHKGHLYHIKKTKELTNCDAIICVMSGNFVQRGMPAILDKWCRTEVALKNGIDLVIELPLVYSLSSAEFFSFGSISLLNSLNVVNSLSFGSETEDIEILKPIAKLLVEEPYLYKKALDYHLQKGLSFPKARSEAIKNYLQDNNTNIYNIDEILNSSNNILGIEYLKSLIRINSNISPFSVKRIGESYNSESLGDITSATGIRKYIFSNSSLEDLKDKVPIDTYNSLINYGTENFPNINDSLYYLKYKLLSMKDEFSKIPDIKEGLENKIINSILKNNNFNDALMDTKSKRYTLTRINRILMQLFIGFEQYNIEYMRKSHTPYARVLGFTSKGQKILKDMKLKSEIPIVTKIPKCKNEFLELDLKGTSFYSLLNKKVRFNEDYYKKPIILP, from the coding sequence ATGAATATAAGTGCTATCATAGCAGAGTATAACCCTTTTCATAAAGGTCATCTATATCATATAAAAAAAACAAAGGAGCTTACAAATTGTGACGCTATTATATGTGTTATGAGTGGAAACTTTGTACAAAGAGGGATGCCAGCTATTTTAGACAAGTGGTGCCGTACAGAAGTTGCCCTTAAAAATGGAATTGATCTTGTAATAGAATTACCTCTAGTTTATAGCCTATCTTCTGCAGAATTTTTCTCTTTTGGAAGTATAAGTCTTTTGAATTCTTTAAATGTAGTTAATAGCTTATCATTTGGAAGTGAAACTGAAGATATAGAAATATTAAAACCTATAGCAAAACTTCTAGTAGAGGAACCTTATTTATATAAAAAAGCTTTAGACTATCATCTCCAAAAAGGATTAAGTTTTCCTAAGGCTAGAAGCGAAGCTATTAAAAATTATTTGCAAGATAATAATACGAACATTTATAATATTGATGAGATTTTAAACTCTTCAAATAACATTCTAGGAATTGAATATTTAAAAAGCCTAATAAGAATAAACAGTAATATTTCACCTTTTAGTGTAAAAAGAATCGGTGAATCATATAACTCTGAATCTCTTGGTGACATTACCAGTGCAACTGGTATTAGAAAATATATATTTTCTAATTCGTCCTTAGAAGATCTAAAAGATAAAGTACCTATAGACACATATAATTCTTTAATAAATTATGGAACAGAAAACTTTCCAAATATAAATGATAGTTTATATTATCTTAAATATAAACTATTAAGTATGAAAGATGAATTTTCAAAAATTCCGGATATTAAGGAAGGATTAGAAAATAAAATCATAAATTCTATTTTAAAAAATAATAATTTTAATGATGCTTTAATGGATACAAAAAGTAAACGATATACACTAACTAGAATAAATAGAATTCTAATGCAACTTTTTATAGGTTTTGAACAATATAATATAGAATATATGCGTAAATCTCATACACCGTATGCTAGAGTTCTAGGATTTACTTCTAAAGGTCAAAAAATACTAAAAGATATGAAGTTAAAATCTGAAATACCTATAGTAACTAAAATACCTAAATGTAAAAATGAATTTTTAGAGTTAGACCTTAAAGGAACATCATTTTACAGCTTATTAAACAAAAAAGTTAGGTTCAATGAGGATTATTACAAAAAGCCTATTATATTACCTTAA
- the recG gene encoding ATP-dependent DNA helicase RecG codes for MKIENSIKFVKGVGPKLSEELNKMGIFTILDLLLYFPRDYENVGFINALGDCRDKERIFVSVKVIQINRDFRTKTGKIKSSIIFDVQGERLTAVWFNQPYIKKSFFIGKTYLVSGKCEFVGKNKVILNPKIIRNTTLDKNSIIAKYPLKGKITNTFLNKIITNILCEISIKENLPQEILSRYNLITLDKAIKNIHSPSSLEDLQKAKERLKFQELFTYSLKILMLKEGYSGEEGISFKISKELKDLKERLPFELTNAQSRVIKEILVDGKKNKPMNRLVEGDVGCGKTVIAIIAMFNVVKNNYQAVMMAPTEILAKQHFNEIKNLLGEFNICIELLVGSTTKKNKENLKERLKMGEIDIIVGTHALIEEDVEYRNLGLIITDEQHRFGVNQRCRLLNKNKSADVMVMTATPIPRTLSLSFYGDLDLSVIDELPPNRKSVNTYYIAKNEKKRVYNFALEEIANGRQVYVVCPLVEESEELNLSSVESLYSELKEEYFNNIQVSILHGKMPWKEKEEIMNSFKQGHIKVLISTTVIEVGVNVPNATLMIIENAERFGLAQLHQLRGRVGRGEHKSYCVLVANIKSEKVRKRMEIMKNISDGFKLAEEDLKIRGTGEMFGYRQHGESGLIISDPIEDYNILRSANKEAKNILSSNKDVHVKFKDYVKDNIEKHSKYICFN; via the coding sequence TTGAAAATAGAAAATAGTATTAAATTTGTAAAAGGTGTTGGACCTAAACTATCTGAAGAACTAAATAAAATGGGTATTTTCACTATTTTAGACCTTTTGTTGTATTTTCCAAGGGATTATGAGAATGTAGGATTTATTAATGCTTTAGGGGATTGTAGAGATAAGGAAAGGATTTTTGTTTCTGTAAAAGTAATTCAAATAAATCGTGATTTTAGAACTAAAACTGGAAAAATAAAAAGTAGTATAATCTTTGATGTACAAGGAGAAAGATTAACAGCTGTATGGTTTAACCAACCATATATAAAAAAAAGTTTTTTTATTGGTAAAACATACTTGGTTTCTGGTAAGTGTGAATTTGTAGGAAAAAATAAAGTTATTCTAAACCCTAAAATCATAAGGAATACAACTTTAGATAAGAATTCAATTATAGCAAAATATCCTCTTAAAGGAAAAATAACAAATACATTCTTAAATAAAATTATTACAAACATCTTATGTGAAATAAGTATAAAAGAAAACCTACCACAAGAAATATTATCTAGATATAATTTGATAACTTTAGATAAGGCTATCAAAAATATACACTCTCCTTCAAGCCTGGAAGATTTGCAAAAGGCAAAAGAAAGACTGAAGTTTCAAGAACTATTTACATATTCTTTAAAAATATTAATGCTTAAAGAGGGTTATAGTGGAGAAGAGGGAATAAGTTTTAAAATATCAAAGGAATTAAAAGATTTAAAAGAAAGATTACCTTTTGAACTTACAAATGCTCAAAGTAGAGTTATAAAAGAAATCTTAGTTGATGGGAAAAAAAATAAGCCAATGAATAGATTAGTAGAAGGGGATGTTGGATGCGGTAAGACAGTTATAGCTATAATAGCTATGTTTAACGTAGTAAAGAATAACTATCAAGCTGTAATGATGGCACCTACAGAAATATTGGCAAAGCAACACTTTAATGAAATTAAAAATCTTTTAGGGGAGTTTAATATATGTATAGAACTTTTAGTAGGAAGTACTACTAAGAAAAATAAAGAAAACTTAAAAGAAAGATTAAAAATGGGAGAAATAGATATTATAGTTGGTACTCATGCTTTAATAGAGGAAGATGTTGAATATAGGAATTTAGGATTAATTATAACAGATGAACAACATAGGTTTGGAGTAAATCAAAGATGTAGACTTTTAAATAAAAATAAAAGTGCCGATGTCATGGTTATGACTGCAACCCCTATTCCTAGAACTTTAAGTTTAAGTTTTTATGGGGATTTAGATCTTTCTGTTATTGATGAACTTCCACCTAATAGGAAGAGTGTTAATACATATTATATTGCAAAAAATGAAAAGAAAAGAGTGTATAATTTTGCATTAGAAGAAATAGCTAATGGAAGACAAGTGTATGTGGTATGCCCATTAGTAGAGGAATCGGAAGAATTAAATTTAAGTTCCGTAGAAAGTTTATATAGTGAACTTAAGGAAGAGTATTTCAATAATATACAAGTAAGCATTCTTCACGGCAAAATGCCCTGGAAGGAAAAAGAAGAGATAATGAATAGTTTTAAACAAGGACATATAAAGGTACTAATTTCAACTACAGTTATAGAAGTAGGAGTTAATGTACCTAATGCAACTTTAATGATTATTGAAAATGCCGAGAGATTTGGACTTGCACAACTTCATCAATTAAGGGGTAGAGTTGGAAGAGGTGAACATAAGTCTTATTGTGTTTTAGTTGCTAATATTAAAAGTGAAAAAGTTAGAAAGAGAATGGAGATAATGAAAAATATTAGTGATGGTTTCAAACTTGCAGAAGAAGACTTAAAAATTAGGGGTACAGGAGAAATGTTTGGATATAGGCAACACGGAGAAAGCGGACTTATAATATCAGATCCAATAGAGGATTACAATATATTAAGAAGTGCTAATAAGGAGGCTAAAAATATTTTAAGTAGTAATAAAGATGTACATGTAAAGTTTAAGGACTATGTAAAAGATAACATAGAAAAACATTCTAAATATATATGTTTTAATTAA
- a CDS encoding ATPase, which produces MDVIKLLEYLQEILETSSKIPVVGKVLVDKKEMNEVIEQIIEYLPEEFKKASWISEEKDKILKDAHEQAEMIKKESVDIVKKRISSHDYVKKASSMAEDIVLNAEKKADIIKVGARDYALDKISYAQNGINANYEELMNNIKKEMENFIINMDSYIKATTSSIDEDIEELKDIK; this is translated from the coding sequence ATGGATGTTATAAAATTGTTAGAATACTTACAAGAAATACTAGAAACTTCCTCTAAAATTCCCGTGGTTGGTAAGGTATTAGTTGATAAAAAAGAAATGAATGAAGTAATTGAACAGATTATAGAATATCTTCCAGAAGAATTTAAGAAGGCTAGTTGGATTTCTGAAGAAAAAGATAAAATATTAAAAGACGCTCATGAACAGGCAGAAATGATTAAAAAAGAGAGTGTTGACATAGTCAAGAAAAGAATTAGTAGTCATGACTACGTTAAAAAGGCCTCTTCCATGGCAGAAGATATAGTTTTAAATGCTGAAAAAAAAGCTGATATTATAAAAGTTGGAGCTAGGGATTATGCCCTAGATAAAATATCATATGCTCAGAATGGAATTAATGCGAACTACGAAGAGCTAATGAATAATATAAAAAAAGAGATGGAAAACTTTATAATAAATATGGATTCTTATATAAAAGCTACCACCTCTAGTATAGATGAAGATATAGAAGAATTAAAGGATATTAAATAG
- a CDS encoding Asp23/Gls24 family envelope stress response protein, whose product MKGNLNTEFGNVYYTDEVLGNIVGLSTMECYGVVGMASKNATDGLWELLRKENLNKGVRINSKDKELNIELFIIVEYGIKISVIANNIIKKVKYTVENLTGLRVSCITVNVQGVRV is encoded by the coding sequence ATGAAAGGAAACTTAAATACTGAGTTTGGGAATGTTTATTACACTGACGAAGTTTTAGGAAATATAGTTGGTCTTTCAACAATGGAGTGTTATGGAGTTGTAGGCATGGCATCTAAGAATGCTACAGATGGACTATGGGAACTTTTAAGAAAAGAAAATTTAAATAAGGGAGTAAGAATTAACTCTAAAGATAAAGAATTAAATATAGAATTATTTATAATTGTTGAGTATGGAATTAAAATTTCTGTAATTGCGAATAACATAATTAAAAAGGTAAAATATACAGTGGAAAATTTAACTGGATTAAGGGTATCATGTATTACGGTTAATGTTCAAGGTGTTAGAGTTTAA
- the rsmD gene encoding 16S rRNA (guanine(966)-N(2))-methyltransferase RsmD — MRIISGIAKGRKILPPEGMVTRPTLDRVKESMFSIIQNYIVDAVVVDVFSGTGSLGLEAASRGAKRCYLIDKNPTTYSILKKNVENLKFENICTTINGDSYETLKMLGKKGEKFDIIFIDPPYAKEMIPLAIDITDKNSLLKKDGIIVCKIDSGEEIFEGTGDLILVNKRKYGNTTVLFYKYREE; from the coding sequence TTGAGAATAATATCTGGAATTGCAAAAGGGAGAAAAATTTTACCTCCAGAAGGCATGGTAACTAGACCTACTTTAGATAGAGTGAAGGAGTCTATGTTTAGTATAATACAAAATTATATTGTGGATGCGGTAGTCGTAGATGTGTTTTCAGGAACAGGTAGCTTAGGATTAGAGGCAGCAAGTAGGGGAGCTAAAAGGTGTTATTTAATAGACAAAAACCCTACTACATATTCAATATTAAAAAAAAATGTTGAAAATTTAAAATTTGAAAACATCTGTACAACTATAAATGGAGATTCTTATGAAACTTTAAAAATGTTAGGGAAAAAAGGCGAAAAGTTTGATATAATATTTATAGACCCACCCTATGCAAAAGAAATGATACCACTGGCTATTGATATTACTGATAAAAATTCACTATTAAAAAAAGATGGTATTATTGTTTGCAAAATAGATTCTGGAGAAGAAATTTTTGAAGGAACAGGAGATCTTATTTTAGTTAATAAAAGAAAGTATGGTAATACAACTGTACTCTTTTATAAATATAGGGAGGAATAA
- the pta gene encoding phosphate acetyltransferase: protein MEFMNKIWKMAKEDKKRIVLPEGDEERNLIASERIKEEGLADIILVGKEESIRSKAKDLNLDISGIEIIDPEKSDKLNAYAKEFYELRKHKGMTEEKALSTMKDPLYYGTMMVKLGHGDGLVSGAIHTTGDLLRPGLQIVKTAPGIKVVSSFFLMSIPNCEYGEDGFLLFSDCAVNPNPNSEELASIAISTAETAKNLCKIEPRVAMLSFSTMGSAKHDLVDKVKVATKTAKAQRPDLLIDGELQLDASIVKEVADLKAPESNVAGRANVLVFPDLQSGNIGYKLVQRFAKAEAIGPICQGFAKPINDLSRGCSPEDIVNVVAVTAVQAQS from the coding sequence ATGGAATTTATGAATAAGATATGGAAAATGGCTAAAGAAGATAAGAAAAGAATAGTTTTACCAGAAGGTGATGAGGAAAGGAATCTAATAGCTAGCGAGAGAATAAAAGAAGAAGGGTTAGCGGATATTATTCTCGTAGGTAAGGAAGAGTCTATAAGAAGTAAGGCAAAAGACTTAAATCTTGATATTTCAGGAATAGAAATTATTGATCCTGAAAAATCAGATAAGCTTAATGCATATGCAAAAGAGTTTTATGAACTTAGAAAACATAAGGGAATGACAGAAGAAAAAGCACTATCTACAATGAAAGATCCATTATATTACGGAACAATGATGGTTAAGCTAGGTCATGGTGATGGTTTAGTATCTGGAGCTATCCATACGACAGGAGACCTTTTAAGACCAGGTCTGCAAATTGTTAAAACTGCTCCGGGGATTAAAGTCGTATCTAGCTTTTTCTTGATGAGCATACCTAATTGTGAATATGGTGAAGATGGATTCTTATTATTTTCAGATTGTGCTGTAAATCCAAATCCAAATTCAGAAGAATTAGCTTCAATAGCTATATCAACTGCTGAAACGGCTAAAAACCTTTGTAAAATAGAACCAAGAGTTGCTATGTTATCCTTCTCTACTATGGGAAGTGCAAAACACGATCTAGTTGATAAGGTTAAAGTAGCAACAAAAACTGCTAAAGCTCAAAGACCAGACTTACTAATTGATGGTGAGCTTCAATTAGATGCATCAATAGTTAAAGAGGTTGCAGATTTAAAGGCACCAGAGAGTAATGTTGCAGGAAGAGCTAATGTATTGGTATTTCCAGATTTACAATCAGGAAATATTGGTTATAAATTAGTTCAAAGATTTGCAAAAGCTGAAGCTATAGGACCTATATGTCAAGGGTTTGCAAAACCAATAAATGATTTATCAAGGGGATGCAGTCCTGAGGATATAGTTAATGTAGTTGCAGTAACAGCTGTTCAAGCACAATCATAG
- the ylbJ gene encoding sporulation integral membrane protein YlbJ → MHYSSKRNNKIFILILSFLILNIIIFPKPCMDGSLKGLKLFIQAVFPCLFPFLVLCNLIIAFNGIELYAKLLGPILCKPLNLPTSCSVVILLSFLCGYPMGAKYTSDLYEKKIIDFNTAEKLLNIASNASPLFIMGTISMAMLNNKRLGYILLISNYISCILMGIILKTKNNLDIKNKTKFKHNFQTPTFSKAFSSSIEDALNISILVGGFVIFFSMITEIIRSNTILSIAPHLKNKTLFSFLLGLLEITNGCHSISSMVIPTELKLILISFLISFSGLCIILQVYAFLYKYNFSIKKYVRRKFLQGILAAVISLGLYTISTNSRFSFAQYSSNNYNINFSIYIIIVSLILLIPLVYTKIKKLFNIL, encoded by the coding sequence TTGCATTATTCAAGTAAAAGAAATAATAAAATCTTTATACTAATTTTAAGTTTTCTAATTTTAAATATAATTATATTTCCTAAACCTTGTATGGATGGTTCTTTAAAGGGATTAAAGCTTTTTATACAAGCAGTATTTCCTTGTTTATTTCCATTTTTAGTTTTATGTAATCTTATAATAGCTTTTAATGGAATAGAACTATATGCTAAGTTACTAGGTCCTATTTTATGTAAACCTTTAAATCTGCCTACTTCATGTAGTGTGGTTATATTATTAAGTTTTCTATGCGGATACCCTATGGGAGCTAAATATACTTCGGATTTATACGAAAAAAAAATTATAGACTTCAATACTGCAGAAAAACTTTTGAATATAGCATCTAATGCAAGTCCGCTTTTTATTATGGGAACAATATCTATGGCTATGCTCAACAATAAAAGGTTAGGATACATACTATTAATTTCAAATTACATTTCTTGTATTCTAATGGGAATAATTTTAAAAACAAAAAATAACTTAGACATAAAAAATAAAACTAAGTTTAAGCACAATTTTCAAACTCCTACATTTTCAAAAGCTTTTAGTAGCTCCATTGAAGATGCCCTTAACATATCCATTCTCGTTGGAGGTTTTGTTATATTTTTTTCCATGATAACAGAAATAATAAGGAGCAATACCATATTAAGTATTGCTCCCCATCTTAAAAATAAGACACTATTTTCATTTCTTTTAGGCTTACTAGAGATAACTAATGGATGTCATAGTATATCTTCTATGGTTATTCCTACAGAACTAAAACTAATCTTAATTAGTTTTTTAATATCATTTAGTGGACTTTGTATAATACTACAGGTTTATGCATTTTTATATAAATATAATTTTTCTATTAAAAAATATGTTAGAAGAAAATTTTTGCAAGGAATCCTAGCAGCAGTAATCTCCCTAGGACTTTATACTATAAGTACTAATAGCAGGTTTTCCTTTGCCCAATATAGTTCTAATAATTATAATATAAATTTTTCAATTTATATTATAATAGTATCCCTAATTCTATTAATTCCACTTGTATATACTAAAATAAAAAAACTATTTAATATCCTTTAA
- a CDS encoding DAK2 domain-containing protein has protein sequence MKYQSINGHNFYNMIINGSNKLGENKEYINSLNVFPVPDGDTGTNMWMTFSSAVEEIKELKHDTIENISKVLSRGALMGARGNSGVILSQILRGFAKGLENQEIATVEEFKNALREGSNYAYKAVMRPTEGTILTIIRAAAEAGEKSAKLDVCEFLNEVITYSEEILSKTPEMLPQLKEAKVVDAGGAGLLLILNGMYEALQLNLEADINKDVTSSKTFTPKTAQSTIGTENIKFGYCTEFFVYANNVDVDNFKMELEKHGDSMVVVGLEDVVKVHIHTNDPGLVLSKAVQLGELSKIKIDNMREQHRHIICNDEEVEKAVKIELSENKVEEPKKYGFISIARGEGIKSILEELGVDEVIEGGQTMNPSTQDMLDRIESLNAENIFIFPNNKNIIMAAKQAVDLTDKKVYVIPTKTIPQGISALTMFNPEASAEDNIAEMESVIGNVSTGSVTYAIKDTESDGIKINKDDVLGLVEEKIVKVGKDIYSVCENILDNMVGEDSELITVYYGEDCEEEKVQELINLLEDKFEDLDVQCYEGKQPLYYFIVSVE, from the coding sequence TTGAAATATCAAAGTATTAATGGACATAATTTTTATAATATGATAATAAATGGATCTAATAAACTCGGAGAAAATAAGGAGTATATAAATTCATTAAATGTATTTCCAGTTCCTGATGGTGATACAGGAACAAATATGTGGATGACATTTAGTAGCGCTGTGGAAGAAATTAAGGAACTAAAACATGATACCATAGAAAATATATCAAAAGTTCTATCTAGAGGAGCTTTGATGGGAGCTAGAGGTAATTCAGGTGTTATTTTATCTCAAATTTTAAGAGGATTTGCAAAAGGCTTAGAGAATCAAGAAATTGCTACTGTAGAGGAATTTAAAAACGCCTTAAGAGAAGGATCTAATTATGCTTATAAGGCTGTTATGAGACCTACAGAAGGTACAATTCTAACTATTATAAGGGCAGCTGCTGAGGCGGGAGAAAAGAGTGCAAAGTTAGATGTTTGTGAGTTTTTAAATGAAGTTATTACTTATTCAGAAGAGATTTTAAGTAAAACTCCAGAAATGTTACCACAATTAAAAGAAGCGAAAGTTGTAGATGCTGGTGGGGCAGGGCTTTTACTTATTTTAAATGGTATGTATGAAGCCTTACAACTTAACTTAGAGGCAGATATAAATAAAGATGTTACCTCTTCAAAAACTTTTACTCCAAAGACAGCTCAAAGTACTATAGGAACTGAAAATATAAAGTTTGGATATTGTACAGAGTTTTTTGTTTATGCAAATAACGTTGATGTTGATAATTTTAAGATGGAACTAGAAAAGCATGGAGATTCAATGGTAGTAGTTGGACTTGAGGATGTAGTTAAGGTTCATATTCATACTAATGATCCAGGACTTGTTCTTTCAAAGGCAGTCCAACTAGGAGAACTTTCAAAAATAAAGATTGATAATATGAGAGAGCAACATAGACATATAATTTGCAATGATGAAGAGGTAGAAAAAGCAGTTAAAATCGAACTATCTGAAAATAAGGTTGAAGAGCCTAAAAAATATGGTTTTATTTCTATAGCTAGGGGAGAAGGAATAAAGTCTATTCTAGAAGAACTTGGTGTAGATGAAGTTATAGAGGGTGGGCAGACAATGAATCCTAGCACACAAGATATGTTAGATAGGATAGAAAGTTTAAATGCAGAAAACATATTTATTTTCCCTAACAATAAAAATATAATAATGGCTGCAAAACAAGCCGTTGATTTAACAGATAAAAAAGTATATGTAATTCCTACAAAAACTATTCCTCAAGGAATAAGCGCACTTACTATGTTTAATCCTGAAGCATCTGCAGAAGACAATATAGCTGAAATGGAAAGCGTTATAGGAAATGTATCTACAGGCTCTGTAACTTATGCTATTAAGGACACTGAGTCAGATGGAATAAAAATAAATAAAGATGATGTATTAGGACTTGTAGAAGAAAAAATCGTGAAAGTAGGAAAAGATATATATTCAGTATGTGAAAATATATTAGATAATATGGTTGGAGAAGATAGTGAACTTATAACAGTTTACTATGGCGAAGACTGTGAAGAAGAGAAAGTTCAAGAACTTATAAATTTATTAGAAGATAAATTCGAAGATTTAGATGTTCAATGTTATGAAGGAAAACAACCTTTATATTATTTTATAGTTTCTGTAGAATAA